A stretch of the Microcebus murinus isolate Inina chromosome 6, M.murinus_Inina_mat1.0, whole genome shotgun sequence genome encodes the following:
- the LOC105864592 gene encoding olfactory receptor 4K13-like — MEQQNHSIVSEFILLGLTESHELQILFFLFFSIIYISIMLGNLIIIFVVKLEPQLHSPMYFLLANLSFIDMSLASFATPKMIYDLISEYKTISYEGCMTQMFFLHLLGGSEMMLLVAMAIDRYFAICKPLHYQHIMGHRVCIRLALLSWTTGFVHTMSQMVFTVTLPFCGPNVVDSFFCDLPRVIKLACTDTYILELLVIANSGILSLFCFIFLFISYSVILITVRHHSSRGSSKALSTLSAHITVVVLFFGPCIFIYIWPFSSVSIDKLLSVFYTIFTPLLNPIIYTFRNKDMKKALRKIKIKHVSSRSTFSLKDYNH, encoded by the coding sequence ATGGAACAACAAAATCATTCCATAGTGTCTGAATTTATTTTGTTGGGACTCACAGAGTCTCATGagttacagattttatttttcttatttttttccattatctaCATATCCATCATGTTAGGTAACCTCATCATTATCTTTGTAGTGAAATTGGAACCTCAATTGCATTCTCCCATGTACTTCCTACTAGCAAACCTCTCCTTCATTGATATGTCCTTGGCCTCCTTTGCTACTCCTAAAATGATCTATGATTTAATTAGTGAATATAAGACTATCTCCTATGAGGGCTGCATGACTCAGATGTTTTTCCTTCACCTTTTAGGTGGAAGTGAGATGATGTTGCTTGTAGCTATGGCAATTGATAGATACTTTGCTATATGCAAACCCCTCCATTACCAACATATTATGGGCCATCGTGTTTGCATCAGACTTGCACTTCTCTCCTGGACCACTGGCTTTGTGCACACTATGAGTCAAATGGTTTTCACAGTGACTTTGCCATTTTGTGGTCCCAATGTTGTGGATAGCTTTTTCTGTGATCTGCCTCGAGTGATCAAACTTGCCTGCACTGACACTTACATCCTGGAACTATTGGTCATTGCAAACAGTGGAATActctctctgttctgtttcatctTTCTGTTCATCTCCTATAGCGTCATCCTGATTACTGTCCGGCATCACTCCTCCAGGGGGTCTTCCAAGGCTTTGTCTACTCTTTCAGCCCACATTACAGTGGTGGTACTGTTCTTTGGACCTTGCATCTTTATCTACATATGGCCATTCAGCAGTGTCTCCATTGATAAACTGCTCTCTgtgttttatacaatttttactcCTCTTTTAAATCCAATCATCTACACGTTCAGGAATAAAGACATGAAGAaagcattaagaaaaataaagatcaaaCATGTGAGTTCTAGATCAACCTTTTCACTGAAAGACTATAATCATTAA
- the LOC142871394 gene encoding olfactory receptor 4L1-like, translating to MDAKNGSVVTEFILLGFSERWELQIFFFVTFSLIYGATAMGNILIMVTVIFSSTLHSPMYFLLGNLSFLDMCISTATTPKMIKDLLSEHKTISVWGCMAQMFFMHFFGGAEMTLLLVMAFDRYVAICKPLHYRTIMSHRLLNGFVTLSWIIGFIHTMSQMVLIVNLPFCGHNIIDSIFCDLPLVIKLACVETYALELFVIADSGLLSFICFILLLVSYTVILVTVRQKSSGGLSKALSTLSAHIIVVTLFFGPCIFIYAWPFSTLASNKTLVVFYTVITPLLNPIIYTLRNQKMQGAMRKLLFHHVISAQNF from the coding sequence ATGGATGCTAAAAATGGATCTGTAGTGACCGAGTTTATTTTACTAGGATTTTCTGAACGATGGGaacttcaaattttcttctttgtgacaTTTTCCTTAATCTATGGTGCTACTGCAATGGGAAACATTCTCATTATGGTCACAGTGATATTTAGTTCGACTCTCCATTCTCCCATGTACTTCCTCCTTGGAAACCTCTCTTTTTTGGACATGTGTATCTCCACCGCCACTACACCCAAGATGATCAAAGACTTGCTCAGCGAACACAAGACCATCTCTGTATGGGGCTGCATGGCCCAGATGTTCTTTATGCACTTCTTTGGGGGTGCTGAGATGACTCTTCTGCTAGTCATGGCCTTTGACAGATATGTAGCCATATGTAAACCCCTGCACTACAGGACAATCATGAGCCACAGGCTGCTGAATGGGTTTGTGACACTTTCATGGATCATTGGTTTTATACACACCATGAGCCAGATGGTTTTAATAGTGAACTTGCCTTTCTGTGGCCACAATATCATAGACAGCATCTTCTGTGACCTTCCTCTGGTGATCAAGCTTGCTTGTGTTGAGACATACGCCCTGGAATTATTTGTCATTGCTGACAGTGGGCTGCTGTCTTTTATCTGTTTCATCCTCTTGCTTGTCTCCTACACTGTCATTCTGGTCACGGTAAGACAAAAATCATCGGGAGGGCTCTCCAAGGCTCTATCGACATTGTCTGCCCACATCATTGTGGTCACTCTGTTCTTTGGACCTTGTATCTTTATCTATGCCTGGCCATTCAGTACGTTGGCAAGCAATAAAACGCTTGTTGTGTTTTACACTGTTATCACACCCTTACTGAATCCTATTATTTATACTCTGAGAAATCAGAAAATGCAGGGGGCCATGAGGAAATTACTGTTCCATCATGTTATCTCTGCACAGAACTTCTAG
- the LOC142871536 gene encoding olfactory receptor 4K13-like: MEQQNLSMVSEFILLGLTESHELQILFFSIIYISIMLGNLIIIFVVKLDPQLHSPMYFLLANLSFIDMSLASFATPKMIYDLISEYKTISYEGCMTQMFFLHLLGGSEMMLLVAMAIDRYFAICKPLHYQHIMGHRVCIRLALLSWTTGFVHTMSQMVFTVTLPFCGPNVVDSFFCDLPRVIKLACTDTYILELLVIANSGILSLFCFIFLFISYSVILITVWHHSSRGSSKALSTLSAHITVVVLFFGPCIFIYIWPFSSVSIDKLLSVFYTIFTPLLNPIIYTFRNKDMKKALRKIKIKHVSSRSTFSLKDYNH, from the coding sequence ATGGAACAACAAAATCTTTCCATGGTGTCTGAGTTTATTTTGTTGGGACTCACAGAGTCTCATGagttacagattttatttttctccattatctACATATCCATCATGTTAGGTAACCTCATCATTATCTTTGTAGTGAAATTGGACCCTCAATTGCATTCTCCCATGTACTTCCTACTAGCAAACCTCTCCTTCATTGATATGTCCTTGGCCTCCTTTGCTACTCCTAAAATGATCTATGATTTAATTAGTGAATATAAGACTATCTCCTATGAGGGCTGCATGACTCAGATGTTTTTCCTTCACCTTTTAGGTGGAAGTGAGATGATGTTGCTTGTAGCTATGGCAATTGATAGATACTTTGCTATATGCAAACCCCTCCATTATCAACATATTATGGGCCATCGTGTTTGCATCAGACTTGCACTTCTCTCCTGGACCACTGGCTTTGTGCACACTATGAGTCAAATGGTTTTCACAGTGACTTTGCCGTTTTGTGGTCCTAATGTTGTGGATAGCTTTTTCTGTGATCTGCCTCGAGTGATCAAACTTGCCTGCACTGACACTTACATCCTGGAACTATTGGTCATTGCAAACAGTGGAATActctctctgttctgtttcatctTTCTGTTCATCTCCTATAGCGTCATCCTGATTACTGTCTGGCATCACTCCTCCAGGGGGTCTTCCAAGGCTTTGTCTACTCTTTCAGCCCACATTACAGTGGTGGTACTGTTCTTTGGACCTTGCATCTTTATCTACATATGGCCATTCAGCAGTGTCTCCATTGATAAACTGCTCTCTgtgttttatacaatttttactcCTCTTTTAAATCCAATCATCTACACGTTCAGGAATAAAGACATGAAGAaagcattaagaaaaataaagatcaaaCATGTGAGTTCTAGATCAACCTTTTCATTGAAAGACTATAATCATTAA